The Leucobacter rhizosphaerae genome includes a region encoding these proteins:
- a CDS encoding zf-HC2 domain-containing protein translates to MSDCGCDEAQANLYELLRGELCAEESAPIREHLETCPGCQNEQSVCIQLTEVVRRACEEERENCAPVDLRDAILRGLRVESAG, encoded by the coding sequence ATGAGCGATTGCGGGTGCGATGAGGCACAGGCCAATCTGTACGAACTGCTTCGTGGGGAGCTCTGCGCCGAAGAGTCGGCGCCCATCCGCGAGCACCTGGAGACCTGCCCGGGCTGCCAGAACGAGCAGTCGGTCTGCATCCAGCTGACCGAGGTCGTACGACGGGCCTGCGAGGAAGAGCGCGAGAACTGCGCCCCCGTGGATCTGCGCGACGCGATCCTGCGCGGCCTGCGCGTCGAGAGCGCCGGTTAG
- a CDS encoding ABC transporter substrate-binding protein has protein sequence MTESPAAQGQSPAAQGETRTRRPRRITRTVAMIAVAAIAALGVTAFALNRTSGGTGETLTVGMILEPTSLDVRSNTGVATSQILLDNVYQGLVGIAPNTVSEIVPVLAEELPEISDDGREYRFALRDDVSFHTGAALTADDVVASLEETLTDETVGSDPEVTAERDGTILITLEEPNSELLWHLANFAGTIREAGATNPLASTASGTGPFRFESWERGDRLTLVKNDDYWGTPATVDTAVFRFLPESRAALAALHDGELDVHTALLPPLREEFVDDPDFTLQRAAGADVFTLAFNSEKAPLSDPRVRTALSLAIDTDAIITSQSGDGAPLGSPITALEPGYVDLSDVHRFDPEAARDLLAEAGQPNLSLTITAPDHYDATPLELIKSQLADVGVSVRVKQVEFPVWLEQVHENHDFQLSYVDHAEARDFRAYATPDSYFGTDNPRVQELYHQALATTDPATEDDLLQQAARLVAEDAPAKWLFNYTPTNVVGTHVSGFPSVNTNSRLNLEGVRLG, from the coding sequence GTGACCGAGTCCCCTGCTGCCCAGGGCCAGTCCCCTGCCGCCCAGGGCGAGACCCGAACCCGCCGTCCACGCCGCATCACGCGAACGGTCGCGATGATCGCCGTCGCGGCCATCGCCGCGCTCGGTGTGACCGCCTTCGCCCTGAACCGCACGAGCGGTGGCACCGGCGAGACCCTCACGGTGGGCATGATCCTCGAACCCACGAGCCTCGACGTCCGATCGAACACCGGCGTCGCGACCAGCCAGATCCTGCTCGACAACGTCTATCAGGGCCTCGTCGGCATCGCACCGAACACCGTGTCCGAGATCGTCCCCGTGCTCGCCGAGGAGCTCCCGGAGATCAGCGACGACGGCCGCGAGTACCGCTTCGCACTCCGTGACGACGTCAGCTTTCACACCGGCGCCGCGCTCACCGCGGACGATGTCGTCGCGTCGCTCGAGGAGACGCTCACGGACGAGACGGTCGGTTCCGATCCCGAGGTGACCGCGGAGCGCGACGGCACGATCCTCATCACCCTCGAGGAGCCGAACAGCGAACTGCTCTGGCACCTCGCGAATTTCGCCGGCACGATCCGCGAGGCCGGCGCGACCAATCCCCTCGCGAGCACGGCGAGCGGTACCGGCCCGTTCCGCTTCGAGAGCTGGGAGCGCGGCGACCGCCTCACCCTCGTCAAGAACGACGACTACTGGGGCACCCCCGCGACTGTCGACACCGCGGTCTTCCGGTTCCTCCCCGAGAGCCGCGCCGCCCTGGCCGCCCTGCATGACGGTGAACTCGACGTGCACACGGCTCTCCTGCCGCCGCTCCGCGAGGAGTTCGTCGACGACCCCGACTTCACGCTCCAGCGCGCCGCGGGAGCCGACGTCTTCACGCTCGCGTTCAACTCGGAGAAGGCTCCGCTCTCCGATCCGCGGGTCCGCACGGCGCTGAGCCTCGCCATCGACACGGACGCGATCATCACCTCGCAGAGCGGCGACGGCGCCCCGCTCGGCAGTCCCATCACGGCACTCGAACCGGGGTACGTCGACCTGAGCGACGTGCATCGCTTCGATCCCGAGGCCGCACGCGACCTCCTCGCCGAAGCCGGCCAGCCGAACCTCAGCCTCACGATCACCGCTCCCGATCACTACGACGCGACACCGCTCGAGCTCATCAAGAGCCAGCTCGCCGACGTCGGGGTGTCGGTCCGGGTGAAGCAGGTCGAGTTCCCTGTCTGGCTGGAGCAGGTGCACGAGAACCACGACTTCCAGCTCAGCTACGTGGATCACGCGGAGGCGCGGGACTTCCGGGCCTACGCGACGCCGGACTCCTACTTCGGCACCGACAACCCGCGCGTCCAAGAGCTGTACCATCAGGCGCTCGCCACGACCGATCCCGCCACCGAGGACGACCTCCTGCAGCAGGCCGCGCGGCTCGTCGCCGAGGACGCGCCGGCCAAGTGGCTCTTCAACTACACCCCGACCAATGTCGTCGGAACGCACGTCTCCGGCTTCCCGTCGGTCAACACGAACTCGCGGTTGAACCTCGAGGGTGTGCGGCTGGGCTAA
- a CDS encoding alpha/beta fold hydrolase, with protein sequence MIDDEFRFLPSDAQRVGRTTPLPAVERISTPVGDGRLLSGLRFGAPDAPRFVMLHGAGLNAHSFDPALLALDQPALSLDLPGHGRSDWRADADYRPDHLAADVATALEQFAPDPVTLVGHSLGGLTAALVASALPDLVHHLAIVDITPGISPQGDAGSVTEFITGQRDFGSVDEIVDRAIRFGIGSDRASLTRGVALNTRHRPDGRLEWTHHLAHLDRLPAGDPADPQPYAPIWASLQSLDIPVTLIRAESGMVSEPLAAEWREHLPGSSIITLAGPHNLHEAAPRELAAVLRDLGPAAG encoded by the coding sequence GTGATCGATGACGAGTTCCGCTTCCTGCCGAGCGACGCCCAGCGTGTGGGCCGCACTACTCCGCTCCCCGCGGTCGAACGCATCTCGACTCCGGTGGGCGACGGCCGACTACTGAGCGGCCTGCGCTTCGGCGCACCGGATGCCCCGCGGTTCGTCATGCTCCACGGCGCCGGCCTGAACGCGCACAGCTTCGATCCCGCGCTCCTCGCACTCGACCAGCCGGCCCTCTCCCTCGACCTCCCCGGCCACGGGCGGAGCGACTGGCGGGCGGACGCAGACTACCGGCCCGACCATCTCGCCGCCGACGTCGCGACCGCGCTCGAGCAGTTCGCGCCGGATCCCGTGACCCTCGTCGGCCACTCCCTCGGCGGGCTGACCGCAGCACTCGTCGCGTCCGCCCTTCCCGACCTCGTCCACCACCTCGCCATCGTCGACATCACCCCCGGTATTTCCCCGCAGGGCGACGCGGGCTCGGTCACCGAGTTCATCACCGGGCAGCGCGACTTCGGATCGGTCGACGAGATCGTCGACCGCGCCATCCGATTCGGGATCGGCTCTGACCGCGCCTCGCTGACCCGCGGCGTCGCACTGAATACCCGCCACCGCCCCGACGGCCGCCTGGAGTGGACGCACCACCTCGCGCATCTCGATCGCCTTCCCGCTGGCGACCCGGCCGATCCTCAGCCGTACGCGCCGATCTGGGCGTCGCTCCAGTCCCTCGACATTCCCGTCACTCTCATCCGGGCGGAATCGGGCATGGTCTCGGAACCGCTCGCCGCCGAGTGGCGCGAGCACCTGCCGGGGAGCAGCATCATCACGCTCGCCGGCCCGCACAACCTCCACGAGGCCGCACCGCGCGAACTCGCCGCCGTGCTGCGCGACCTGGGGCCAGCGGCAGGCTGA
- a CDS encoding DedA family protein, with protein MNDIITWILETVQSVDPALRILIAGIAIMLETSVMIGLIVPGDTIVIVAGTAVSSPTEGAFLVLALVVGALIGESIGFWLGRWAGPRIRASRLGRKLGEHNWIRAERYLLRRGGAAIFLSRFLPVLHSLVPLTVGMSGYSYRRFLAWTAPACVIWSVLYVTVTATAANYYRDLSDSLHYAGYLFVGAIVVFLALVYLGKRLIQRREAAHLLPLHPESPEATPGAAPGADAPAQPRSVD; from the coding sequence GTGAACGACATCATCACATGGATCCTCGAGACGGTGCAGAGCGTCGATCCCGCGCTCCGCATCCTCATCGCGGGGATCGCGATCATGCTCGAGACGAGCGTGATGATCGGGTTGATCGTTCCTGGAGACACAATCGTGATCGTCGCGGGAACCGCCGTGAGCTCCCCCACCGAGGGTGCCTTCCTCGTGCTCGCCTTGGTCGTCGGCGCGCTCATCGGCGAGAGCATCGGCTTCTGGCTCGGCCGGTGGGCCGGACCGAGGATCCGCGCCTCGCGCCTCGGCCGCAAGCTCGGCGAGCACAACTGGATCCGCGCCGAACGCTACCTGCTCCGACGCGGCGGCGCCGCGATCTTCCTCTCGCGATTCCTCCCGGTGCTGCACTCGCTCGTTCCGCTCACCGTGGGCATGAGCGGCTACTCGTACCGGCGCTTCCTGGCCTGGACCGCTCCCGCGTGCGTCATCTGGTCGGTGCTCTACGTCACCGTCACCGCGACGGCGGCCAACTACTACCGCGACCTCTCCGACAGCCTCCACTACGCCGGGTACCTGTTCGTGGGCGCGATCGTCGTGTTCCTCGCCCTCGTCTACCTGGGCAAGCGTCTGATCCAGCGACGCGAAGCCGCGCACCTGCTCCCCCTGCACCCCGAGTCCCCGGAAGCGACACCCGGCGCCGCACCCGGCGCCGACGCACCTGCCCAGCCCCGCTCGGTCGACTGA
- a CDS encoding HNH endonuclease signature motif containing protein translates to MADLAAPAYAILAESLVKIRAQINTLHAAEAALLVLGDELAALVAARDGHTDHGEFEHRAVAAEFAAAVHESDRTMAGRISRARTLVEHYPTVMAALTAGRISHAHAAVITDAGSTLTDPQSRAGYAAAVLEVAETNTVGRLRPVAREFAERFADRTLDDRHTEARACRMVRVTELDDGMADLTATLPAVYASGIKDRLTQMARLVKQHEQARADDQAHNVSGLGTEPGSGAPSGESEGESAATTATVRSMDQIRADLLTDLLLASDPNQAATSGLTGIAGIQARIQVIVPKEHATGEDEPSPPGTESGGHRATGTPPATLAGYGPLDTDTARHLAGNATHWEEVTVDPDTGTVLSVDTYRPNTKLRQFLRARDLHCRFPGCHTPTAHCDIDHTVDAAHGGPTTSTNLAHLCRRHHTLKHHSRWTVTQARDGTLTWTSPAGTAYPERAPSTVRFRRMPLPGVDSRERQAPQPPGESDSRASDPPGRTNTGPSTPPGDASTGTSAASPSN, encoded by the coding sequence GTGGCGGATCTTGCCGCTCCGGCGTACGCGATCCTGGCCGAGTCGCTCGTGAAGATCCGCGCCCAGATCAACACCCTCCACGCCGCCGAGGCCGCGCTGCTCGTTTTGGGTGACGAGCTCGCTGCTCTGGTTGCGGCGCGGGATGGGCACACGGATCATGGGGAGTTCGAGCATCGTGCGGTCGCGGCGGAGTTCGCGGCCGCCGTGCACGAATCGGACCGGACCATGGCTGGCCGGATCAGCCGGGCACGCACCCTCGTCGAGCACTACCCGACGGTCATGGCGGCACTCACAGCCGGACGCATCTCTCACGCCCACGCGGCGGTGATCACTGATGCCGGGAGCACCCTCACCGATCCTCAGTCCCGTGCCGGATACGCGGCCGCGGTGCTCGAAGTTGCTGAAACCAACACGGTGGGCCGGTTGCGGCCGGTCGCTCGTGAGTTCGCGGAACGGTTCGCAGACCGCACCCTCGACGACCGCCACACCGAAGCCCGCGCCTGCCGCATGGTGCGCGTGACCGAACTCGACGACGGCATGGCCGACCTCACCGCCACCCTTCCCGCCGTGTACGCCTCCGGCATCAAAGACCGACTCACCCAGATGGCCCGGTTGGTGAAGCAGCACGAACAGGCACGGGCCGATGATCAGGCCCATAACGTCTCTGGCTTGGGTACCGAACCGGGCAGCGGCGCACCTTCAGGGGAATCCGAAGGGGAATCAGCAGCCACGACCGCGACGGTCCGATCCATGGACCAGATCCGCGCCGACCTCCTCACGGACCTGCTCCTCGCCAGCGACCCCAACCAGGCCGCCACCAGCGGCCTCACCGGCATCGCGGGCATCCAAGCACGGATCCAGGTCATCGTGCCGAAGGAGCACGCCACGGGCGAAGATGAACCCTCACCCCCGGGCACCGAGTCCGGCGGTCACCGAGCAACAGGCACCCCGCCGGCCACCCTCGCCGGATACGGGCCCCTCGATACCGACACCGCGAGACACCTCGCCGGCAACGCCACCCACTGGGAAGAAGTGACCGTCGACCCCGACACCGGCACCGTGCTCTCCGTCGACACCTACCGACCCAACACGAAACTCAGACAGTTCCTCCGAGCACGGGACCTCCACTGCCGGTTCCCCGGCTGCCACACCCCCACCGCACACTGCGACATCGATCACACGGTTGATGCCGCACACGGCGGACCCACCACCAGCACGAACCTCGCACACCTCTGCCGCAGGCATCACACTCTGAAGCACCACAGCAGGTGGACCGTGACCCAGGCACGCGACGGCACCCTCACCTGGACCAGCCCTGCTGGCACCGCATACCCCGAACGAGCACCCAGCACGGTCAGATTCCGGAGGATGCCTCTCCCCGGCGTTGATTCAAGAGAACGCCAAGCACCTCAGCCACCAGGAGAATCGGACTCCAGAGCATCCGATCCGCCAGGCCGGACCAACACCGGGCCTTCTACTCCACCGGGTGACGCCAGCACCGGAACATCAGCGGCGTCCCCTTCTAACTGA
- a CDS encoding Fe-S oxidoreductase, whose protein sequence is MYADRRPLPFARLGYIYATAVGFVWGSIMSTGKVEYRNGLWIFRGMPRWAFGRGGSCVGSCYLTDHNVTPAIVRHELVHRDQWRHYGLALPLLYFLAGRDPLKNRFEIEAGLHDGGYLRR, encoded by the coding sequence TTGTATGCAGACCGGAGACCCCTTCCCTTTGCGCGCTTGGGGTATATCTACGCGACGGCCGTCGGTTTCGTGTGGGGGTCGATCATGAGCACCGGGAAGGTCGAGTACCGGAACGGACTGTGGATCTTCCGGGGCATGCCGCGCTGGGCCTTCGGCCGAGGCGGAAGCTGCGTGGGCTCGTGTTACCTTACGGATCACAACGTGACCCCCGCGATCGTCCGACATGAACTCGTCCACCGCGATCAATGGCGTCATTACGGCCTGGCTCTTCCTCTCCTGTATTTCCTTGCCGGTCGGGACCCGCTGAAGAACCGCTTCGAAATCGAGGCGGGGCTGCACGATGGCGGCTATCTTCGCCGCTGA
- a CDS encoding arginase family protein, translating into MPQPVFLLMPEWQGSSSSRAMQLAEGAALLREDLPQSALREVPVPLEAGDAMGTPVARLSSVLQARDAARRTLSEVADNVPLIVGGDCASSLAGLEAARNRFGDDLAVLWFDAHPDLQHPSTSPSGSASGMTLRHALGDGSPDLTAQHAITASQLTLIGTRVFDPEEELELERRGITVLGATPFEIPEVFGASEASEASEVAETPGAPETPEAPEAPEAPEAPEAPEQLAERLTAILKDSGATRVYIHVDLDVLDPAEFSSVHAPVPFGLTVAQLTSAIRAAVAACPLAGASICEFAPADPSMAAEDLPSVLRILGALTSGDRA; encoded by the coding sequence GTGCCACAGCCGGTTTTTCTACTCATGCCCGAGTGGCAAGGTTCCTCGTCGTCGCGTGCGATGCAGCTCGCCGAGGGCGCGGCGCTCCTTCGAGAGGACCTGCCGCAGTCCGCGCTCCGCGAGGTCCCCGTGCCGCTCGAGGCCGGGGATGCCATGGGCACCCCGGTCGCACGACTGAGCAGCGTGCTCCAGGCGAGGGACGCGGCCCGACGCACCCTGTCCGAGGTCGCGGACAACGTCCCGCTCATCGTCGGGGGCGACTGCGCCTCGTCGCTCGCCGGGCTCGAAGCGGCGCGAAACCGATTTGGTGACGACCTCGCCGTGCTCTGGTTCGACGCCCACCCCGACCTGCAGCACCCCAGTACATCACCGTCCGGATCGGCCTCGGGGATGACGCTCCGCCACGCCCTCGGCGACGGATCACCGGACCTCACTGCACAGCACGCGATCACCGCCTCTCAGCTCACCCTGATCGGCACCCGCGTATTCGACCCCGAGGAGGAGTTGGAGCTGGAGCGGCGCGGAATCACCGTGCTCGGCGCGACGCCATTCGAGATTCCCGAGGTTTTTGGGGCTTCTGAGGCTTCTGAGGCTTCTGAGGTCGCAGAAACTCCCGGGGCTCCTGAGACTCCCGAGGCTCCCGAAGCTCCCGAAGCTCCCGAAGCTCCCGAAGCTCCCGAGCAACTCGCGGAGCGTCTCACCGCGATCCTCAAGGACTCAGGTGCTACCCGCGTCTACATTCATGTGGATCTCGATGTCCTCGACCCCGCGGAATTCTCCTCGGTTCACGCTCCGGTGCCGTTCGGACTCACCGTCGCCCAGCTCACCTCGGCGATCCGCGCGGCCGTCGCTGCATGTCCTCTCGCTGGAGCGTCGATCTGCGAGTTCGCCCCAGCCGATCCCTCGATGGCGGCCGAGGATCTCCCCTCTGTGTTGCGGATTCTCGGAGCACTGACCTCTGGAGACCGCGCCTGA
- a CDS encoding DUF3097 domain-containing protein, with product MCDERYDRDVLADMRPRRGPVQRTEVPLAKGLVVEHTESEWCGAVVGAREGLVQLEDYRGKVRAFPMSDGFLIDGKPVSLVMPKRAPAGRQRTASGSFAAPEQRARVAMPSRIFVEGKHDAELVEQVWGDDLRVEGVVVELLQGADNLADVLAEFQPGPDRRAGVLLDHLVRGSKETRIAEAISRGPHGAHVLIVGHPFVDIWQAVKPERVGLQAWPTIPRNIEWKSGICRALGWPGDEPADIADAWSRIRGRVRTFRDLEPELVGRVEHLIDFVTVAP from the coding sequence GTGTGTGATGAACGCTACGACCGCGACGTGCTCGCCGACATGCGGCCCCGGCGAGGACCGGTGCAGCGCACCGAGGTGCCGCTGGCGAAGGGGCTCGTCGTCGAGCACACGGAATCCGAGTGGTGCGGGGCGGTCGTCGGGGCGCGCGAGGGGCTCGTGCAGCTCGAGGACTACCGGGGCAAGGTGCGGGCGTTCCCGATGTCCGACGGTTTCCTGATCGACGGGAAGCCGGTGTCGCTCGTCATGCCGAAGCGTGCGCCCGCGGGGCGGCAGCGCACCGCGTCCGGTTCGTTCGCGGCTCCCGAGCAGCGCGCTCGCGTCGCGATGCCGAGCCGGATCTTCGTCGAGGGCAAACACGACGCCGAACTCGTCGAGCAGGTCTGGGGCGATGACCTGCGGGTCGAGGGCGTCGTGGTGGAGCTGCTGCAGGGCGCCGACAACCTCGCCGACGTGCTCGCGGAATTTCAGCCCGGGCCGGATCGACGCGCGGGGGTGCTGCTCGACCACCTCGTGCGCGGCAGCAAGGAGACACGCATTGCGGAGGCGATCTCCCGTGGGCCGCACGGCGCGCACGTGCTCATCGTCGGACACCCGTTCGTCGACATCTGGCAGGCGGTGAAGCCGGAGCGCGTCGGACTGCAGGCGTGGCCGACGATCCCCCGCAATATCGAGTGGAAGAGCGGGATCTGCCGTGCGCTCGGGTGGCCGGGTGACGAGCCGGCAGATATCGCGGATGCGTGGTCGAGGATCCGCGGGCGCGTCCGCACCTTCCGCGATCTCGAGCCGGAGCTCGTCGGCCGGGTCGAACACCTGATCGACTTCGTGACCGTCGCGCCCTGA
- a CDS encoding MFS transporter: MGNEETPESRERTDRTGWRGLLVDVTPLRTSPSFAKLWTGTSVAQIGAQITIVAVGLHVYDLTGSTLAVAFVALWALGPMILAGFVGGALADMFDRRTVALVTATVAWLSIGTMTLIAFLNVTQTWPYYVLAAINAASATILGATRGAILPRLLPTQLLPAAAALSGITMGLAITVGPAVAGVLVATVGFPWTYLLDAVLFAGAFLGILSLPPMTPEGGSASPGFSSVVESMRFLRNAPNVRATFIFDLIAMIFGTPRVVFPAAGALILGGGPVTVGVLTASFAAGALLSSLVSGPLGRVRRQGRAVTLAIAVFGLFTALFGVVLLVTGMMVGSAGPEGVNVPAVVLAGIALAGTGAADNVSAVFRTTILQAAAPDDVRGRMQGLFYVVVAGGPRIGDLLAGAVATAIALWAPALIGGLIIVALMLVLLRIARGFQHYDAFMPTP; the protein is encoded by the coding sequence GTGGGGAACGAGGAGACGCCGGAGAGTCGCGAGCGAACTGATCGGACCGGGTGGCGGGGCCTGCTGGTCGATGTCACCCCGCTCCGCACGAGCCCGTCCTTCGCGAAACTCTGGACCGGCACCTCGGTCGCGCAGATCGGGGCGCAGATCACGATCGTCGCGGTCGGGCTGCACGTCTACGACCTCACCGGCTCGACGCTCGCCGTCGCCTTCGTCGCCCTGTGGGCCCTCGGCCCGATGATCCTCGCCGGGTTCGTCGGCGGCGCGCTCGCGGACATGTTCGACCGCCGCACCGTCGCGCTCGTCACCGCGACGGTCGCCTGGCTCAGCATCGGCACCATGACCCTCATCGCGTTCCTCAACGTGACGCAGACGTGGCCCTACTACGTCCTCGCCGCGATCAACGCCGCGTCGGCCACAATCCTCGGCGCGACGCGGGGTGCGATCTTGCCGCGGCTGCTCCCGACCCAGCTCCTGCCCGCCGCGGCCGCGCTCAGCGGGATCACCATGGGCCTCGCCATCACGGTCGGCCCGGCGGTCGCCGGCGTGCTCGTCGCGACCGTCGGCTTCCCTTGGACGTACCTGCTGGACGCAGTGCTCTTCGCCGGCGCCTTCCTGGGGATCCTGAGCCTGCCGCCGATGACGCCCGAGGGTGGATCCGCGAGCCCGGGGTTCTCCTCCGTGGTCGAGAGCATGCGCTTCCTCCGCAACGCCCCGAACGTGCGCGCGACCTTCATCTTCGATCTCATCGCCATGATCTTCGGCACCCCGCGTGTGGTGTTTCCCGCGGCAGGGGCGCTCATCCTCGGCGGAGGGCCCGTCACGGTCGGCGTCCTCACGGCCTCCTTCGCGGCGGGAGCCCTGCTGAGCAGCCTCGTGTCCGGTCCGCTCGGGCGCGTCCGGCGCCAGGGCCGCGCCGTCACGCTCGCCATCGCGGTGTTCGGTCTCTTCACTGCGCTCTTCGGTGTGGTGCTGCTCGTCACCGGGATGATGGTCGGGTCCGCCGGTCCGGAGGGCGTCAACGTGCCCGCGGTGGTGCTCGCCGGGATCGCGCTCGCCGGGACGGGGGCCGCGGACAACGTGAGCGCGGTGTTCCGCACCACGATCCTGCAGGCCGCCGCTCCCGATGACGTGCGCGGCCGCATGCAGGGGCTCTTCTACGTCGTCGTCGCGGGTGGCCCGCGGATCGGAGACCTGCTCGCCGGCGCCGTCGCCACCGCGATCGCGCTGTGGGCCCCCGCGCTCATCGGCGGGCTCATCATCGTGGCGCTCATGCTGGTGCTGCTCCGGATCGCACGCGGCTTCCAGCACTACGACGCCTTCATGCCGACGCCATAG